GTACGGATAACACAGTTAATCTATGGAACATTAATGGTGAAAAAATCAAAACCTGGACAGAAGATATTATCAAAGCTGAGTTCAGCTTTGATAATAAAATAATTATTTTATTGGGGAGTAGTTATTTAAAACTAGTGCGTCTTGATGGCTCTCTGATTAGGTCGCTTAGTTCTACTAACGGATATTTTCAATTATATCCTGATAATCTAACTTTGACATCTGTGTCTTTTAACTCATCGGACATATATATAGAGACTTCAGAACTAAACACAAATAATAAATATGGGTTTTCCCTATTAGGACATAAAAATACAGTCAACAGTGTTAGCGTCAGCCCTGATGGGAAAATGTTAGTCTCTGGAAGTGATGACAAAACTGTAAAATTATGGAATTTGGAAAATAAACCTTTTGAAATAACCGATGAAGCCCGTTTAGATGAGGTTGTTTTTGGCCCAAATAATAAACTTATTGCTCTAAATAATAATAAGAATAAAGTCCAGATATGGCAACCAGACAAAAATATTAAAACACTGATACCAGGAAATAATTCAAAGATTAATTTTAGTAGCGATAGTCAGAAGTTAGTTTCTGCAAGCCAGGAGAGCGTTGTGCAAATTTGGCAGCAGGATGGAAAATTTATTAAGACAATCGAAGGTGAGGTTGTAGATGGAAGTTTTAGTCGTGATGGTAGGACTATTGCTTTAATAAAAGGTGATAATACAGTAGCACTGTATTCTAGTAATGGTCAGCTAATTAAGTTGTTAAAAAGACACAAGTATAAAATTAATGAAATTTACTTTAGTGCTGATGGAGAAACGTTAATAACAGTTAGTCAAGAGTCTACTAATATCTGGAAAAGAGATGGAACATTGATCGGTACAATCAATGCTCCAATTCGCAATATTGGCTTGAGGAAAAATGGAGAAAATTTAGTTACTTTAGATAATAATAATATTATAAAATTTTTAAAACCGAACGGTAAATTAATCAAATCTTTAAGCTCGGATGATTTAATGGAGCTTAGTGTTAGCCCAGATGGTGAAATAGTAATAATTCAAAATAGAGTTAAGGATAATGATAAGAAGCAGATAGAAATTTGGCGGATGGATGGCAAGTTGATCACTAAACTCTCTGCACCAAATAAAGAACAAAGCATATCCGACGCTCAATTTATACTAAATCAGAAAGTTATTGTCACTATTAGTAATGATAGAAAAATTTTATTATGGAGTTATAATGGTAATCTTCTTTCAAGTTTTGATTTTAAAAATTTCGTGAGTAATATATATATGTATGTTTTCAGTGCTAATTATAAAAACTTAGCAGTTTGGGAACGTGCCAATCAAATCAAAATCTTCAAAAATGATGGAACTGTTATCAAAGCTATTAATTTAAAAACAAAGGAAATAAACTATGGCACAAATATAAATACTGATATAAACTTTAGTCCAGATGGGAAAGCATTAGCCGTTCGTACGAATACAGACACTATCGAAATTTGGGGAATTGACGGTACTTTTATAACAACCATAACAGGTTTTTCTAATGATAGAATAGAACGGTTTGTGAGAGAGAATGAAAATTATAATGACTATTATATACCATTTCTCTTTAGTTTAGACAGACAAAATATTGCTATTCGTACAGGAGACAATACTGTAAAATTATGGAGGCTTAAAAAGTATGGCCCTGCCAAAGATGTAACTTTAAAAAATATTGATTATGGAATTAATGTTATTTCAAATATGTTTTATATTCCTAATACCGATAAATTAGCAATTTCTGGCATTAAGGACAATGTAAAAATGTGGCAACTTCCCAAAACTTCCAACCAAGCAGTGCAAGAGTTGCAGATTTTAAGAGGACATAAAAATATAATTGCAGATGTAGCCATCAATCCTAAAGCTAACATAGTTGCTTCAGCTAGTTATGATGATAAAACAGTTAAACTCTGGGGCAGAAATGGTACTGTCATTTATAATTTTTTTGGGCATAAAAAGAAAGTAAATAGTGTCAGCTTTAACCCAAATGGTGATTTAATTGCTTCTGCCAGTGATGATAAAACAGTGAAAGTATGGAAACTAGACGGTACTGTAATGAAATCCTTTGAAGAACATGGTAATGGAGTAACGAGTGTTATATTTAGCCCAAACGGTAAGTTAATTGCTTCTGCTAGTAAAGACAATACTGTAAAAATTTGGAGTTTAAATAATCAAGAAGTTGTTACTTTAAATAATGAGGAACCGGTTACTAATATCAGTTTCAGTCCTGATAGCAAAATTATTGCTTCTGCTGATTCTAAAACAGTTAAACTCTGGAGCTTAGATGGTACTTTGTTAACTATCTATGAACGTTTTGGTGCAGGAGACGTGAGTTTTAGCCCAGTAGACCAGACTATCGCTGCTGCTGGTCAGAAAATTTCGCTTTGGGATTTTGATTTGCAAACACTCCTCAAACGTGGTTGCAATGCGGCGCGTGATTATCTTCAGAATAACCCTAAAGTGGACGATCGCGATCGCCATTTATGCGACGATGTTAAATAAGTTGACGCAAAGAATCAGCCGCCTGCGGTGGCACATTGGTAAACCGTAACAAAAACTGGTTTTCTTCACATTGCTTAATTACTTTGGCATAGATATCTACAGTAGCTAGTTGCGCTTCATGTAATAGCTTCAGTTTGATATTAGCTAAGTTTTGTAAAAGATGAGATGAGTTTAATAACGCTTTCTTTTCACTCAAACTTATTAATTCACCAGAGAATAATGTACCCACTGCCTGTTTACCTTGCAAAACTTGATATTCCACAGGTACAGGAGATTTTAATTGCACCATCACATCATTATCTTCTGGCAGAGATAAGTTATATTCACCGCCAATCCCACTGACTTCATATATAGTAATTAATTCTTTAATTCCCTTGGGTTCGATTTGCATTTGTCCGATAATTTGCAAATCAACTTTGGCATCTTGGCGCGTATGTTCGGAAATTAAAACTTGTCCTCCTACTGTATAGGTTTCAATTCTCGCTGCTAAATTTACATGACTTCCAACCACTGTATATTGGGCGCGTGTTTGTGAACCAATATTTCCTGCCACTACCTCACCAGTATTAATGCCAATTCCCATTTCTAGCTGGGGTAAATTTAACTGGCGATTTTGTTCATTCACTTGTATCATTGCCCTTTGCATAGCAATTGCACAAGCGATCGCCCTTTGGGAGTCATCAGGACGACAAATAGGCGCACCAAACATGATAAAAATCCCATCGCCCATAAACTCATTAATCGTACCTTTGTACTGATTAATCACATCAGTCATCACACCTAAATACAGATTGATCATCTGCACCACTTGTTCAGGCGATAACTGTTCTGACATGGCAGAAAACCCGCGCAAGTCGGAAAATAACACCGTTACCTTGCGCCGTTCACCGCCCAACTTTAAACCAGATGGTGTTTCTAAAATATTGGACAGTACCTCATCAGTTAAATAACGCCCAATATTTTTCCGCATTTCGCCAACACTTTGGGCAATGTAGAGAGAAACTGCGATCGCAGATCCACCAAATGCTAGTAGAGAAGGAACGACAGGAAGCCACCAACCAGCGACAAACGCCCAAAAGCTACCACCAACTATCCCCGCGCCAATTAGGGGAACACCCACAAATAATACAATTCTTTGATGTTTGTTGTTACGTTGTTGCCAACGCAAACTAGCACCAATTATCGACCAACCCAAAATTAACAACCATTCCCAACTTTCGGGTAAAGTCTTAATTAGTGGACGACCATCTAAAGCCGCACTCAAAATTTGACTAACTAAGTTAGCGTGAATTGTCACACCCGCCATTCGTTCCGGCGCGGACAATAATCGGCTACTGTAAGGTGTGTAGAATATATCCTTTAAACTCTCAGCCGTCGCCCCAATTAATACCACCTTCCCCCGCATCAAGTCTGGAGGCAGGCGATTTTCTTGCACTTGTGTTAAAGATACCTTGGTAAATTGCTGTATCTGTCCTCGGTAATTTAATAGGACTTGATAACTTCTCGCATCAGCGCGGACGTAACCCCCATCATCAGCCTCAAAGATGGGGAATACACCTTGATTTAACTGTAAATAATTGGGGTTACTAGCGGCTGGTTTTTCTGTAATACCTTCCGGCTTCAAATACAGCAATGCCAACTTCAAAGCAAAGCTTTCAAGAACATCATCCGTGTTCACGTTGACATACAACAATCCCCGGCGAATCTTCCCATCCCCATCTAAAGGTAAATCGTTAGAACCGATTTGATTCTTTTGCTTCAATATTGGGGAAGGATTCACAGCAGAACTATCAGCCGTATCAGAAAGTTTCTGCACCCCAATCAAATTAGGCGTAGATGCCAACAGCTTAACTAAAGCCTCATGCCCAGGATTTACAGGTAAATCACGATAAACATCTAAACCGATCGCCCGTGGTTGTTGTTGTTTAATAGTATTTAATACACTAGCCAAAGCCTCATCAGACATTGGCCACTGTGACTGCTTACGGACATCAGCCTCGTTAATCTCAACTATCACAATCCGACTATCTGGCGGTTCTGGTGGACGCAGCAAAAAAAGCTGGTCTAACGCTGCCAACTCTAGTAACTGTAACAGTCCTGTCAACCGTAGACCAATTAGCAAAACTGTAATATTGGGAACTGCGAAGACAACACCCCGCCATTGCCAAAATAGTGGTTTTAGTTTTACTAGTACATTCAAGGGTTTAATTCCTCGATATGAAGATGTCTTTAATTTTGAATTTTGAATTTTGAATTTTGAATTGTTAAAAGTGGTTCAGAGGCGATCGCGCTTAACTTCACCGATTGTAAAAATTGCCGCCAGTTCAATATATGAGTTAAGTTCTTTGGTTCACTACGGCGTAACTGTACCAAACTAGCCAACGCCTCATACCAAATTCCCGCCTCAGCATAAATAGAGGGTAAGTTTCGTGCATTGGCTTTTGCTAATGCCTGTGATATTGATGAATCAGGTTGAATCCGTTCTACCCAGCCATCAACTGTAGGATTACCGCTAAAATCTTGCTGATTACAAGCCAGAGTCAGATACCAACGGTAAGTTTTACCTATTTCTAAGGTAGGGGAATTTTCAGGTAAAGTGTAGCCAATGATTCCCGATTTATTGGGTAGTGTGAGCGTGGTTTCGTAAAGTAGCTTTTTTTCTGGATAAGTTACCAGTGCCAAATTAGCAGTTTTCGCTGAGTTTTGTGGTACAAACCAAAACAATGTCGGGCGTTCAGAAAACGTCAACCCTAATTTATTTGTAGGTATCAGGGGAGTTAGAGATTTATTTTCAGTGATACAAGAAGAAGAACCACGGGTAGATCCACCAGCGCTGACAGGGGGGCCTTGTCGTTTTGGTGGCTTAAATGCTTGGCTGATCTGCCAACTTTCTTGATGTACCATTGCCGCAGAAAGCTGGAGGCTATTTAACGGTAGAAGCAAGGCGATAATAGATAAAGATAGAGGAAACTGAATATACTTCATGATTGTTTGAGAAATGCTTTAGTGTGCGACATTAATAAACTGGGCTGGATGTAAAGGTAGACAATCACCTAACCACACCAAGTATTCCCAAAATTCAACCCAGACTTTACTCTCAAGTAACGACTTTTAATAAGCGCATCAAGAAAGAGGCTTTGCCACCCATATAATGTTCCCTAACAGGTAATTATTTTATGGTTGTGAAGATTTAATTAGTGGGGAGTATGCTATTTAATTCCTCTGCTTTTATCTTTATCTTCCTACTCATTACTTTTATTATCTTTTTTGGCTTGTCTTACCTCGCTTCGTCAAAGCATCTATAATCTGGCTGACAGTCGCTTTGCTATTTTTTTAAGTCCACTAGGATTTTGTTAATTTCCCTGTAATGGTAGTATCACATTATCTTTAACCATCTAATAGGCGAATTGATTGCTAAAGCAGAACTACATTAAAAGTTCATCTTATAAAAAGGAAACTGGTACGTCTTACAAAGAAGATACAGTTGCCCAAGATGTAGGAGTTTATCTAACACCCAACAATATTAAATCACATCTGATAAAAGCACGTTTTGACAGGGATAATTGGGCAAAAGTAAATCCTAATGATGCTGAGTTGGTAAAAGCAATTAAACCAAAAAGCTCAGTGAACTATCCATAAATGCAAGTATAGGCCTTACCAACTAAAAATTAATTAGTCCTATATCTTTAGATATATGCCATTAGTTATAGGTAATAAAACTATTTTTTGTAAATATCAAAAAAATTTTCTGACAACTACCTGACTAACTAAATAGCAGTTATGATTTGCTAAGTAGTATTTTTCCAATTATTAGGCATACTATTTTTTCATCTGTAATACTCAGAGAATTAATTAATTCTTAGAATTAAGTCGCACAAGATTTTCATTTCACATTACTCTCAACTATTCACAAGAGTAAAAAGACCGCGTAATTATTGAAGGGCTAGACTATGGCAACCGAACAATTAACCAGAGAAACCGATGAACTCGATTTAAAACAGCTATTAAAAACATTAACGGCT
Above is a genomic segment from Nostoc sp. MS1 containing:
- a CDS encoding CHASE2 domain-containing protein, whose amino-acid sequence is MNVLVKLKPLFWQWRGVVFAVPNITVLLIGLRLTGLLQLLELAALDQLFLLRPPEPPDSRIVIVEINEADVRKQSQWPMSDEALASVLNTIKQQQPRAIGLDVYRDLPVNPGHEALVKLLASTPNLIGVQKLSDTADSSAVNPSPILKQKNQIGSNDLPLDGDGKIRRGLLYVNVNTDDVLESFALKLALLYLKPEGITEKPAASNPNYLQLNQGVFPIFEADDGGYVRADARSYQVLLNYRGQIQQFTKVSLTQVQENRLPPDLMRGKVVLIGATAESLKDIFYTPYSSRLLSAPERMAGVTIHANLVSQILSAALDGRPLIKTLPESWEWLLILGWSIIGASLRWQQRNNKHQRIVLFVGVPLIGAGIVGGSFWAFVAGWWLPVVPSLLAFGGSAIAVSLYIAQSVGEMRKNIGRYLTDEVLSNILETPSGLKLGGERRKVTVLFSDLRGFSAMSEQLSPEQVVQMINLYLGVMTDVINQYKGTINEFMGDGIFIMFGAPICRPDDSQRAIACAIAMQRAMIQVNEQNRQLNLPQLEMGIGINTGEVVAGNIGSQTRAQYTVVGSHVNLAARIETYTVGGQVLISEHTRQDAKVDLQIIGQMQIEPKGIKELITIYEVSGIGGEYNLSLPEDNDVMVQLKSPVPVEYQVLQGKQAVGTLFSGELISLSEKKALLNSSHLLQNLANIKLKLLHEAQLATVDIYAKVIKQCEENQFLLRFTNVPPQAADSLRQLI
- a CDS encoding DUF928 domain-containing protein, with the protein product MKYIQFPLSLSIIALLLPLNSLQLSAAMVHQESWQISQAFKPPKRQGPPVSAGGSTRGSSSCITENKSLTPLIPTNKLGLTFSERPTLFWFVPQNSAKTANLALVTYPEKKLLYETTLTLPNKSGIIGYTLPENSPTLEIGKTYRWYLTLACNQQDFSGNPTVDGWVERIQPDSSISQALAKANARNLPSIYAEAGIWYEALASLVQLRRSEPKNLTHILNWRQFLQSVKLSAIASEPLLTIQNSKFKIQN